The Candidatus Poribacteria bacterium sequence GTCCGACTGCTATCGCGAGTGCATCTGTCCTCACCGAATTAGTTACGGGAATATATATCCCGGAAGCGAAAGAAATTACAGCGGTTCAACTCTCTGAAGCGTTAGGAGGGTTGCCGCAAGATAAACAGCGTTACGCCAACGCTGCTGAAAAAGTCCTAAAAACGGCAATTGCTGATTTTCTGTCCAAAAAGGAGGGGCAAGCACCATGATTACTGTCACAGAATCTGCCGCACAAAAAGCAATTACACTTATTAGTAATAGTGAAACCTCAGCTGAATCCGAACTCGGCTTGCGGATGCAGGTTGTCGGCGGTGGATGCTCCGGGTTCCAATATAACCTCGAATTTGGTGCCGCGAAGGATACCGACAAAGTGTTTGATTTTCACGGCTTAAAGGTTTTCATTGATCCGCGCAGTACGCTCTATCTTGCAGGTTCCGTACTCGACTATAACGACGGGTTGATGGATTCAGGTTTTAAAATAACAAACCCGAATGCTACAAACACGTGCGGTTGTGGTGAGTCGTTTAGCGTTTAACAATTTCCGTCTGTTCGGTACGCTCACTTTGCAAGCACCTCTGGAAAAAAGATAACCGGTTTAAAATATAGAGCTTTATATAAGCGCGCCCAGTGAGGCGCGCTTTTTGGCGAATTGGGTTTCCCTTCCTTGGATATTACACCCACGAAGATTTTAACTCGTTTACTTTCAGTGAGCCTAAAGTCGCTGCGCTTCCCTCCGCGTAGATTCCGATGTCCGCATTGTCCAAATCTGGGAGGAAATAAGAAGTCATAGAGAGTTCCCCGTCGTTACCGAATGCCTCAATAGAGATACGGTCAACCAGAATTTGCAAACGGATTTTCCCATCTTGTGGCGCGAGGGGTCCACTTCTTTCCAAGAATGTCAATTGTTGCGATGCGACATCGTAACGGATATCCTGCCCACGAATCTTGAAACCAACAGCGGCGGCATCGTTCAGGGCTATTTCAGCTCGGATATCAAACAGTTCACCTGTCAATCCTGCGAGCGGATCTTCATCTGGCTTAAGCGATAGATCGCTCCACGCATGCGTGTACGCATGGATGTTTTCTATCTCTGCGACCGGTTCTCGATGTAGACGGATGCCCTCTGAAGTTGTCCGAAGGGTTAACTTGCACGGGAAACTCATCTGTTGGTTAAAGGGCATGTCCGGTGGATTACTGCCACTCATCCAAGCGATTTGAATACGTCTGCCATCGAATTCTGGTACATCGCTCCATGTTTGCGCTGCATAGAAGTTGGCACCATAGTCAGCCTGTTGTGCGTCACCTTCCGGTGTAAAGGTCGTTCCATCGAAGTTCCCGACGTAATATTTCCCCGCCGCGCCCCAGAAAACCCACTTGGTATTGTCGGGATCATCATCAACGGGAAGCTCAAAGATGTCAGGGCATTCCGTATCTGGAATTTGCAGGTCGGATAACCTTGTCCATTCCTTAAGGTTTGTCGAACCGAACAGCGCATAGTCATTTTGGTCGAGATAGAGAGCCATCACCCATTTCTGCGTAGGTTCATGCCAGATAACCTTGGGATCGCGGTTACTCCCGACAATATGCTCAATCACAGGATTCCCTTCATATTTTGTCCAACTCCGTCCGCGGTCGTTGCTGTAGGCGATACTTTGCGTAAACGGCACCTGCTCCGGTGCATGGCTGCCAGCAGATGTGTAGAAGTTGACGAGTACCGACTCGTCACTGGTCTGGAAACCACCGGTGTTTTTCCAGTCCACGACACCTGAACCGGAGAAGATTGTGCCGAGTTCATCTGGATGGATGGCGTGTGGAAGTTGCTTCCAGTGGACGAGGTCTGTGCTGACAGCGTGTCCCCAAGTCATGTTGCCCCAATTGATGCCCGATGGGTTGTGTTGAAAGAAGAGATGAAACTCGCCTTTGTAATGGATTAAGCCGTTTGGGTCATTCGTCCAATTGGTTTTCGGTGTAAAGTGGAACTGTGGGCGGTATGATTCCTGATAAGCCGTTTGAATCATTAAACTGTTTCCTTTCGGTTTTAAGCGTTGCAAAGAGATACCGGTTATTGCTTCTATTTTCCTGACTATTCTATGTAGATTTTTTATTTTGTCAAGAGTACTTGCTTATGGGTGCAGGGTCATTTAGTGAAAACGCATCATAGGATTGTAGGTTGGGTTGAGCGAAACCGAGAAAAATGATATGAACACTCCAAGCACATTTTATCACCCTACACCGCCCTATCAATCAAGGAAATAGCGAAACCCAACGGAAACTATCTCCATGTTTGTAGTGTTTGACGCAAAGAGCGTTGGGTTTCACTCAATTTTTTTATGTCTATGTGGGTATATTAGGTTTGATGTATTTTGAAATACCTACTTTTGATTTTGAACACCGTTCAACCCAACCTACAGGACTTCATGTGGTCCATCAGCGAAGGTGCATCCGAAAGTGTGTATAAATGTTACAATTAGATGATTCTACTTATCCAGCAATTTTCTGTAAATCCATGCTAAATCGAGCGTTTTAGGCAAAATTACGCAACCGTTTTGACCGAAATACGCGTCATTATATATTGAGGTAAGGACTCAAATTTTAGTGAGGGAATTGAAAAATGGAAACTTTGAATACCTATAAAGAATCAACAACTAACAAAATCACGCTCAATCTTGATGGCAACGCCGAAGTGTCTGTGAAAGGCTTCATCGCTCCAATTGAGAACACCCTGTCCAATTTTCATGTCGAGTGGGATGCATTGGCACATCTACGCGTCACTGAACCAGAAAAACGCTATCCAGTATCTGTTTTTCGAGCATTTCTTCCGAACAAGCCTGTTTCGGTAGGCGACCTTTGGCAAATTGAAGAAGCCAGCGTCCTTGAATTGCTCCAGCAACTTCATCCCGATCCGACTTTGGATATGCACATTAATTCTGGCGATTCCCGTGGATTGTGGGCATGTCTGCGCGCTTACAACGATCAGTTTGCCGAGATCGTTTTTCGGATTCATGCGGAGTTCAAGTTAGAAGGAGGTTGGTTTACACCGTCGCAGTTTGCGGGCACTCTCGTTATTGATAGGATTGAACAGCGTGTTGTATTTTTTGAGATGTACGTCCCAGAAAGTACTGTGAATTTTGATCTCAACTGGACGAGTGCTGATGCTGGCTTCTGCTCGCAGATGGAACTCCGTGCTGGGACACAGGATATTATTCGAGAGATTGAATTCACAGAAGCCATCACCTATGAGGCAGCGAAGCACTCCTTAATACTGTGTTTCTACGAATCGGCGCGGATTAACTGGGTGCCACCGAGTCAGGTGTTAGAGACAGCACAAGCACAACAGAAACCGATTCATGCTATATCCATAGATGGACCCTTAGCAGATGAGTCGTGCTGAGGGAGTGGAAAAGGTTTGAGAGCAGTTGCTCTCTCTGATGAACAGAATATAGCGTTCTTGAACGAAAATTTCATCAACACTTGGGTATCGAATGTTGAATTAAGAAGGACACCGAGGAAGCGTGCCTTCATGACACGGCGGTTTCAAGATGAATCCAAGACATTTGACAGAAGTTATCCTTTGGCACAGGCTATCATGAAGGGGTGGAGCGAGCATTCACCCGTGGATTGTTTGATTCTCTCGCCGGAACTTGAGTTGATGGGCAGTATGCCTGTTAACGATTTCTTTGATACCGAATTGGAAGGACTTGGGGATGAGGAGGCGTATCTTTTCTTTCTTGAAGCATCGTTAACCGGGAAAAAACCCGGATTGGATGGTAGCACTTTGAAACCTCAGCCAACAACTGATTGGAATGCTTTTTTCAATTCAGGGACTGTTGTGAACAGTTTGAAAGTTGCGCTCACCCATGAGTGTCCTGAACAAGAGGTATTGAACATTTTTCGGACACCAGAATCTGGCTATCAAGATTATACCGTCACTGAGGTTGATACAACGGCATTTGAAAATGGCGGCACGCTCATTGTTGATATATCAGTAGGAGGTGCTGAACCTGCAGGGTCATTTGATTTATACAGTGGGGATAGCGAATTACCCACTGAAGGTGTGCCTCAGGACGCACTCGGCTCGGCATGGGGTGTTCCGCCTTGTAAAACGGGAATTATTAGGTATCCGTTTGAGCGAGGTGGGTTTTTTAAGTTGGGTGCTACTGGTGATTGGTTCAGTGAGAAGGGGAGTATCAACGCTTTTCTCGCTAAAGTTTCCGTGAAATCTGAAACGGAATAGCTGTGGATATGGAGGTAAAGAGTGATAAACCTTTGTAATGTACTAAATAGTTCGACACGTCTACAGGTGCATGCACATTGGGATCCTATTGCGGATTCTACGTTTAATATGCACAAAGACTCACCAGAACTCACTGAGTTATTTGACCTGTCTCCAAATCAGCCTGTCAAGGAATACGGGATAGATGTTTTCAATGCGTTCCTTCCACCATCAACTGTAGCGGTAGGAGATGTTTGGGAACTTGATCCGAACAGGCTTATTTCCTTCTTTCATCAGTTTCATCCCGGTGCGACCACAGCCGTCTATCACGGGGCGGAAGGTGCGTTCGCATGTTTGCGTGCGTTTTCATCGGATTACGCTGAGGTCGCTTTCCGAATTCATGCTGATTTCACACTGGAGAGCGCTGCCTATAAGGCGTGGCAAGACGAAAACTCGTCGGAGGACGATGATAATAAATCCCGTTTTGTCCCTTCTCATTTTGTTGGACGGTTGTTAATCAATCTGAAAGAAGGGACAGTTCGAGCGTTTTCATTTTATCTTCCTCCACGCAATAGTAACGTTATCATCAGTGCCTTTGGTGGTATTGACATGGTATTTGTGCCGCGCATGGAACTCCTCACTACAGATGAAACCGATCAGGACGAAATCGCGTGGGACGCTGCTATCACAACGGAAGAGGCACACCGCACCTTGGAACTGAAGTTCTACAAATTCGCGGAGGTTGATTGGCTCCCGATGGATAAGGCGGTCGCACAGGCGAAAGCAACCAATCGTCCGATCCATGCAATCTCGGTCTGGGGGTGCTTAGACAATGAATCGTGCTGAGCGAACGGCAAGTATTTGAGGGCGGGTCCGCTCTCCGATCCAGAGGTTATAAGAACGCTCAACGAAAAGTTTGTCAATACGTGGGTGCTCCTCCGAGAATTGCCGGAACTGATAAGTGGTGCAAAAGGGGAGGCAGTTAGTCTCGTTGCTAAAAAAATGAAACACCACTATACGGACTCTGTAGACATCCTTGCACTGACTCCCGATGCGGAAGTTATCATGCATCAACCGGAGATGGCACTGCCTTACAAGAATCAGGCACAAGCGTACCTATCAGTGTTACAGCATACTGTGAGTACGTTTGAAGGGAGACGTATTCGTGTTGGACAAGGGTCAAAATTAGATGGAAATCCAATCAGTTTGGGGACGGAGTTAATGGAGGTCTTGCAGGTTTTTCGCGCTTCTGATACCGATATGCCGAATTACACGGTCGTTGAAATTGATACGACATCGTTTGAACGCGGCGGGATACTTCACATTGAGATACAAGTCGGAACAGGTGAGGCAGCAGGGACGTTTGAGTTGTTTGATGCCGATGCCGAAATTCCTACAGAAGGTGATACAGATGAAGCACTGGAAGGTGCATGGGACGTTCCGCCCGGTGGTATAGGGCATATCTTCCACGATTTTAGACGGGGTCGGCGTTTTAAGTTGGTCGCTACGGGTTCGGAGAATCAGGCAAACTGCACCAATGCTTTTCTGGCGCGTGTTTCTGTCGTCCCACCGTTTGAAAAATAGAATATATTATCTTAGCCTATCTGTCAACGTCGGACTGCATGTCCACGTTTCTATTCAACAAGCATGCGTTCGACGTTGATTTTCAACATTCACCTCCGTTTTTATTCTCAAACCCACCAAAGTACATACCAAATTGGTAATTTTGTGTCCGATTTCTCTAATTTTTTTGAAAAATTCGGCAACCGTTTTGTTTGTCACCCGCGTCACTATATATCGACACGATATTTATGTGACAAATTTTGGAAGATTTAAATGACTCCATAGGGGGAAAAGAAAACATGTTACGGGCGTTTATTGCTGCTTTTTCGAGTGTCGTTATGTTATTGTTGGTGGCTTCTGCCAACGCCGGTTTGGATGAAGACCTTGTTTTTTATTTGACGTTTGATAATGTTAAAAATCAGACGATTATTGATGAATCTGGGAACGGTCTTGATGCAGAAATACTTGAGCATGCCGAGATTGTCAAGGGTAAATATGGAGATGCAATCCGTCTTACAGATCAAGGGGGGAATTGTGTTAATATTCCTGCTCAGGAGAAATTGAAAGTTGTAGGTGAAATAACAATGACGCTATGGGTTTATTATCAAAAACCATGGGTAGGTAGTAGAACACATTGGTTTGATAAAGACTGTCATACGGTTGGTTGGGGTGCTTCTTATGGTATTATGAGTGCTGATATTGGTAACGGACCGGAGATCTGGCTGTTTTTGGGATCCCTGGATGAACGAAGAAATACAAATCGACAGCAACTCGTAATTCCACACAAAATGGATGGAAAAAAATGGCATCACGTTGCTGGAAGCTACGATGGGAAAACCATGAAAATCTATGTAGATGGTGAAATCATAGGGGAAGAAGAGAAAAAATTCAACTTCGTTGGTGATAATGACTCAGATTTTCGGATCGGGTGCGCAAAAGAGAGAGCACATGTTACATTCGTCAACGGTTCTATTGACGAAGCTGCAGTATGGCAACGAGCATTGAGCGATAATGAAATCAAACAAGCCATGACAGGAAACTTTCTCGCTGTTTCACTGGGTGATAAGGTCGCCACGACTTGGGCGGATATGAAAAAGAGGGCAATAGCCCGTTAGCGAATTTCTGAAACGTGAGAATGCTATTACCTTATTAATGCTTCAGAATCCTTTAAGTGATAATGAAGGGGCATATTTAAGCATATTATTTTACGTATGTGCACCTATGCAGAATTAAGCAACCGTTTTGTCTGTCACCCGCGTCACTATATATTGAAGGTCAGAATCTACGCGAACAGAACTCTTTGTAGAGGGGTATTTATGTAGCGTATTTCCTATAATTTACTAAAGTTTGGACAATGTCGGTCAGGTTCATGCTCGGTTTTCAAGGGGCTCTGATTTTTCTGAAAGTTCCTGACACAAACGCAACTCACAAAAAATAAACTCGGATGCACCCAGTAGCAGCCCCAGCGGGGCGAAAGGTGTATAGAATTAAAAATTGTCCAAAGCTTAGTCCAGATAGATAAGGAGAATAAACCATGAAATGCTTCGCAATAATAGTCCTAAGTATGGCAGTATTAATTATTGGAAATGCTCAGGATGCTCGATATGATGTTGGTATTAGTGTATTTAGCGATGAAAACGAGGTGGGTGAGAAGGTAAAGGCTCTCCTCACAGAGGAACTCCAGAAGATCGGAGACATTAATGTGGTGGATCCGACATGGAGCACCTACAAGTTGTCTGTGATTGCCATTGAGACTAAAACTAAAGACAGGCAGGAAAAAACTGGCGATATTGCAGTAGTGTGCAGTATTCTAATAGCATACGATAATAGTCGTGTTGTCAGTCTGATTCCAGAGGACATGCCAGAACTACGGAAAAAGGTCTACGAAGAAACGAAGCATCTCTATCAAGAACCTGTAATGGGATTGTATAGTGATGATACGGCTAAAATAAGAACGATATGCAGAAACATCGTAGAACAATTCAATATGAATGTCCTTAACGAACAGCGGAGAGAAAAAGGAAATCTCTTCTTTCACTAGGAAAAGAGAGTTGTGAATCCTCGCGAGTTCAAAACTACAAATTTCAGTCCAAACCTGCTGATTGCATTTCTTTTTCCAGAATTAGGTAACTAACCGTTTTGTCCGTGTACCCGCGTCACTATATAAGGAGAAAACTATGCAGATAGTCCACACGCTTATGTTGGGTATCATTGTCACCGGTTTATTGTCCATTGCCGATGCAGAGGCTGATAGTATAAAAACGCAACTTGAAGTATCCGCGCGACACAGCGAATCGGTGAAAGTTACGACCTCCGATGAGCGTATCGTCAATGCGTTTATCGTTTATCCAGCGGTGAAAGAACCCGCAACGGCTATCATCGTCATCCACCAGGGTCGCGGACTCACCAACTGGGTCCGGCTCGTCGCAGACACACTCGCTGCCGAAGGGTTTGTCGCAATTTGTCCAGATCTGCTTTCCGGCATGGGGCCCGACGGTGGCGGCACAGAAAGTTTCCACTCAAGGGACGACGTACCATGGGCTATCAGTGAACTCCCACCCTCCCAAGTCACATCCGACCTGGATGCCATCCAAAAATATGTCCGTAATCTGCCTTCAACCAACGAAAAAGTAGCAGTTTCCGGATTCTGCTGGGGAGGCGGTCAAACGTTCAGGTACGCTGTCCATTCCGACACAATAGCGGCTAGCTTTGTGTTTTACGGTCCTGCCCCATCAACGGAAGATATCCCCAAAATATCAGCACCCGTGTATGGCTTCTACGCCGAGAACGACAATCGTATCAATGCCACAATTGATGCCACTAAAGCCGCGGCGGATGCCGCAAACATCACCTACGAGCCCGTCATCTATGAAGGGGTCGGTCACGCCTTCCTGATGCGCGGTATGACAGAAGATGCCGACGAAGCACAGAAAACTGCCACCAAAGCCGTATGGGAACGGTGGGTATCCCTCCTAAGAGGGCTCTAAAGGAATACGCGTGAATAATTTTGTGTATTTTCTCGGATTTGTGTCCGATTTCCTCGATTTTTTGAAAAATTAGGCAACCGTTTTGTCTGTTACCCGCGTCACTATATATTAAGGTCAGAATCTACGCGAACAGAACTCTCTGTAGAGAGGATGTTTCTGTAGCGTATTTCCTATAATTCAGTATAGGGAAAATAAAAGATCAAAATTTATCCATAGTTGGGAGCATCCTATGACGCGCAAGTCTGTTTCTCTTTATTCAATGGATCGGGGTTATACCAAGTTTACGATATTATGTTATGCTGTCAGCGTGTTATTTGTGTTCAGTAGCAGTGCTTCTGTGTGGGCAAAAATTCCGGAAACAGCAAAAATAGCGTTTACGTCAACCAGAGATGGAAGGACCGAAATCTATCTCATGAACCCTGATGGCACCGTGCCGGTGAATGTAAGCCAGCATGCAGGAGCAGAGGATTACAATCCTGTCTGGTCGCCAGACGGAAAGCAAATTCTGTTCATCTCAGATCGGGAAAAACTCTTTGATTTGTATCTTATGGATGCAGATGGCACAAATGTCCGGAAGGTATTTAAAACCGAGGCACTCAGAAGAGATCCGGCGTGGTCTCCTGATGGCAAACGAATTACCTACGCACAAGGAGAAGAACCCAACCAAGAAATCTATATTGCTGCAATAGATGGTACATTCGTTGAAAAACTGACAGACGGGTTCATGCCAAATTGGTCGCCCGATGGGAACGAGATAGCCTTTGTGGTGGGAGGTATCAAACACACTCCACTGGGTATCTTCGACTTACAGACAAGTACCCAAAGGATACTCCTCTCAAAGGAGGTACCGTGGATAGTTAATCCAAACTGGTCACCACGCGGAGACAAAATCGCCTTTTCAAAAATAGACGGACGCTTCGATCCAAATGGTTTTCTTTGGTGGGAGAGGTCAAACATTTACGTTGCAAATCGTGATGGAACAGGACTTCATCAGATTACCAAGGATGAAGAATCAATTTGTCAGAGTCCCACTTGGTCTCCACACGGCAGCGAACTCATTTACACGGATGTAGTCAGACAACCGGGGAAAAACATTTCTGTGCAATTGTTCAGAACAGATTTGAGTGGTGCTAACCCAACACAATTGACGCATAAAGGAAATAATTCTCGCGCGGATTGGTTTGACCCAACGTTAAGCGTTTCACCTTCGGTGCAATTGTTAAGGACGATATGGGGAAAAATCAAAGTGGATTAAGTTAACCGTGAACTGTAAGGAGCATTAAATAAACATGAAAAGGAAGGGTTGATTTTCTCAATGTTAACAATATGGGTCTTGGGGTTAAGCTTAACGCTTCAAAGCGCTGCTGATAAGATAAACATCGAAAACATATCTAATTTTTTGAAAAATTAGGCAACCGTTTTGTCTGTTACTCGCGTCACTATATATCAAAATAGCATCTACACGAACAAACCTCTTTGTAGAGAGAATGTTTATGTGGCGTATTTCCTATAATTCAGTATAAGATAAAATCGAAGATCAAAATCTATTCATAATGGAGAATGTCTTATGCAGTGCAAAGCTGTTTTTCCTTGTTCAGGAGATCAAGGCTATGTCAAGTTAGCAATGTTAAGTTATACGATTAGTGTTCTACTTGTGTTCAGTGGCAGTGCTATCGTATGGGCGGAAGGCCCAGCGACAGCGAAAATCGCGTTCATGTCAAAGCGGGACGGCAATCCTGAAATCTATATAATGAACTCTGACGGGAGTGACCAAGTCAATTTGACCCAGCATCCCGCAGCCGATTATCATCCAGCCTGGTCGCCAAACGGAAAACACATACTTTTCAGTTCTGATCGAGATGGAATCTTCGATTTGTATCTTATGGATGCCGATGGGACAAATGTGCGAAAGGTGTTTGCAAGCAGCAAATATAGATGGGAGCCTGCTTGGTCGCCCGACGGTAAACGGATTGCCTATGCACAGGGAGACCCAGGAAAAGCAAAACTACAATTTGGGATGCGATTTGTTCCTTACGCTGACCTCACGCTCTGCGTCGCGACCCTAAATGGAGGCTCCGTTGAGAAATTGACAGATGGATTCATGCCAAGTTGGTCTCCTGATGGGCGCGAGATAGCTTTTGTGGTGGGTGGACGCGAAAGCACACCATTGGGTATTTTTGATCTACAGAGGCGCACCCGAAAGATACTCCTTTTAAAAGAGATGCCGTGGATATTTGATCCGAAGTGGTCTCCACAAGGTGACAAAATCACTTTTGCGAAACTCGAGGGAGCAGAGTTTGATGGACAGGGTTTTCTTGTGTCTAGGAAGGGGACGATCTATACTGTGGATAGCAATGGCAAAGGACTTCATCAGATTACCGATGAACATTCCTCCTATAACCCCACTTGGTCTCCAGATGGCAACGAACTCATTTACAACGCTCGGGCGGGCGTTTTTTCACAACTCTTCAAAATGGATCTGGACGGCGGTAATCCAACGCAACTGACACACGACGGCAGTAATTCGAGTCCAGATTGGTTTGACCCAACATTAAGCGTTTCACCTTCGGTACAATTATCAACGACGATGTGGGGAGAAATCAAAGCGGATTAAGTTAACCGTGAACTGTAAGGAGCATTAAATAAACATGAAAAGGAATTGGTTGATTTTCTCAATGTTAGCAATATGGGTCTTGGGGTTAAGCTTAACGCTTCAAAGTGCTGCTGATAAGATAAACATTGAAAACACATCTAATTTTTTGAAAAATTAGGCAACCGTTTTGTCAGTCACCCGCGTCACTATATATCAAAATAGCATCTACACGAACAAACCCCTTTGTAGAGAGAATGTTTACGTAGTGCATTTCTTATAATTCAGTGTAAGATAAAATCGAAGATCAAAACCTATTCATAATGGAGAATGTCTTATGAAGCGCAAAGTTGTTTTTCCTTGTTCAAGAGATAAAGGTTATGTTAAGTTTGCAGTGTTAAGTTATATGATCAGTGCTCTACTTGTGTTCAGTAGCAGTACTTCTGTGTGGGCAAAAGCCCCGGCGACAGCGAAAATTGTGTTTATGTCAAAGCGAGATGGCAACGCCGAAATCTATATCATGAATCCTGATGGGAGTGAGCAGGTGAATTTGAGCCAGCACCCTGCAGCAGATTATGATCCGGCTTGGTCACCGAACGGAAAACATATCCTATTCAGTTCTGATCGAGACGGTGGCGTTTTCGATTTATACCTTATGGATGCAGACGGCAGAAATGTCCAGAAGGTGTTTGAAAACAGCGCATATAGAAGAAATCCAAATTGGTCGCCTGATGGTAAACAGATTGTCTATGCGCAGGGAGATCCACAAAAGGCAAAACTACACTTTGGATTACGACTCATCCCACTAGCCGATCTCACGCTTTATGTTGCAACACTAAAAGGGGACTCTGTTGAGAAATTAACGGATGGGTTTATGCCGAGTTGGGTGATTGATGGCAGCGAAATAGCCTTTGT is a genomic window containing:
- a CDS encoding iron-sulfur cluster assembly scaffold protein, producing MYTPQVTEHYENPRNIGTIADADGSATVGSPADGEMVKLTLKITDDVIVAAKFRAFGCPTAIASASVLTELVTGIYIPEAKEITAVQLSEALGGLPQDKQRYANAAEKVLKTAIADFLSKKEGQAP
- a CDS encoding iron-sulfur cluster assembly accessory protein, with translation MITVTESAAQKAITLISNSETSAESELGLRMQVVGGGCSGFQYNLEFGAAKDTDKVFDFHGLKVFIDPRSTLYLAGSVLDYNDGLMDSGFKITNPNATNTCGCGESFSV
- a CDS encoding glycoside hydrolase family 32 protein; its protein translation is MIQTAYQESYRPQFHFTPKTNWTNDPNGLIHYKGEFHLFFQHNPSGINWGNMTWGHAVSTDLVHWKQLPHAIHPDELGTIFSGSGVVDWKNTGGFQTSDESVLVNFYTSAGSHAPEQVPFTQSIAYSNDRGRSWTKYEGNPVIEHIVGSNRDPKVIWHEPTQKWVMALYLDQNDYALFGSTNLKEWTRLSDLQIPDTECPDIFELPVDDDPDNTKWVFWGAAGKYYVGNFDGTTFTPEGDAQQADYGANFYAAQTWSDVPEFDGRRIQIAWMSGSNPPDMPFNQQMSFPCKLTLRTTSEGIRLHREPVAEIENIHAYTHAWSDLSLKPDEDPLAGLTGELFDIRAEIALNDAAAVGFKIRGQDIRYDVASQQLTFLERSGPLAPQDGKIRLQILVDRISIEAFGNDGELSMTSYFLPDLDNADIGIYAEGSAATLGSLKVNELKSSWV
- a CDS encoding LamG domain-containing protein, which produces MEDLNDSIGGKENMLRAFIAAFSSVVMLLLVASANAGLDEDLVFYLTFDNVKNQTIIDESGNGLDAEILEHAEIVKGKYGDAIRLTDQGGNCVNIPAQEKLKVVGEITMTLWVYYQKPWVGSRTHWFDKDCHTVGWGASYGIMSADIGNGPEIWLFLGSLDERRNTNRQQLVIPHKMDGKKWHHVAGSYDGKTMKIYVDGEIIGEEEKKFNFVGDNDSDFRIGCAKERAHVTFVNGSIDEAAVWQRALSDNEIKQAMTGNFLAVSLGDKVATTWADMKKRAIAR
- a CDS encoding dienelactone hydrolase family protein → MQIVHTLMLGIIVTGLLSIADAEADSIKTQLEVSARHSESVKVTTSDERIVNAFIVYPAVKEPATAIIVIHQGRGLTNWVRLVADTLAAEGFVAICPDLLSGMGPDGGGTESFHSRDDVPWAISELPPSQVTSDLDAIQKYVRNLPSTNEKVAVSGFCWGGGQTFRYAVHSDTIAASFVFYGPAPSTEDIPKISAPVYGFYAENDNRINATIDATKAAADAANITYEPVIYEGVGHAFLMRGMTEDADEAQKTATKAVWERWVSLLRGL